A genome region from Candidatus Omnitrophota bacterium includes the following:
- a CDS encoding alanine--glyoxylate aminotransferase family protein, which yields MKKYLMTPGPTPVPEDIRNEMAKPIIHHRTKEYQGIFKDATEGLKKLFRTSGDLFTFTSSGTGAMEASIVNVLSAGDKIIVVRGGKFGERFGDIAKAYGVEVIPVDVEWGSGPKPEAIKDLLKKNPSVKAVYTTLCETSTATVFDIKAIGEVVKATDALFIVDVISGLGADNFENDAWGVDIAICGSQKGLMIPPGLAFCTVSQKAWKAVETSKLPKFYFNFKKYKKAYIDTDTPFTSAITLVIGLKKAVEKINAKGVDKVIAEHQKMAVAFRAAANALGLQIFSKSPSSAVTGINAPAGINADDIIKLLKTEFGVTFAGGQEQLKGKIFRAAHMGGIDEEHTIESIKALEQALAKLGYKFKTGSGLEAAKKILG from the coding sequence ATGAAAAAATACCTGATGACCCCGGGACCCACGCCGGTTCCTGAAGACATAAGAAACGAAATGGCGAAACCTATAATACACCATAGGACTAAAGAGTATCAGGGCATATTTAAGGACGCCACCGAAGGCTTAAAAAAGTTATTCAGGACTTCCGGGGACCTGTTCACCTTCACTTCAAGCGGCACAGGCGCCATGGAGGCGTCTATCGTCAATGTCCTTTCGGCAGGCGATAAGATAATAGTGGTAAGGGGCGGAAAATTCGGCGAGAGGTTCGGCGACATAGCAAAGGCTTATGGCGTAGAGGTAATACCCGTTGATGTTGAATGGGGAAGCGGCCCTAAGCCGGAGGCCATAAAGGATCTGCTTAAGAAGAATCCGTCTGTGAAAGCGGTTTATACTACGCTTTGCGAAACGTCGACAGCAACGGTATTTGACATCAAGGCGATCGGGGAGGTCGTGAAAGCGACAGACGCCCTCTTCATAGTGGACGTTATAAGCGGACTGGGCGCTGATAATTTTGAGAATGACGCCTGGGGAGTGGATATAGCGATATGCGGTTCGCAAAAGGGGCTTATGATACCGCCCGGCCTGGCGTTCTGTACGGTTAGCCAGAAGGCATGGAAAGCGGTTGAGACGTCGAAGCTGCCTAAGTTCTATTTCAATTTTAAAAAATACAAGAAAGCATATATCGATACTGATACACCCTTTACTTCGGCTATTACGCTCGTTATAGGGCTGAAGAAGGCTGTCGAGAAGATCAACGCCAAAGGCGTCGACAAGGTTATTGCTGAACATCAAAAGATGGCCGTAGCATTCCGGGCCGCCGCCAATGCGCTTGGTTTGCAGATATTTTCGAAATCCCCGTCGTCGGCCGTAACAGGTATTAACGCGCCCGCGGGAATAAATGCGGACGATATCATAAAGCTCCTGAAGACCGAGTTCGGGGTCACTTTCGCCGGCGGGCAGGAACAGCTTAAGGGAAAGATATTCAGGGCCGCTCATATGGGCGGGATCGACGAAGAGCATACGATAGAATCCATTAAGGCGCTTGAACAGGCCCTCGCGAAATTGGGATATAAATTTAAAACAGGCAGCGGATTAGAAGCTGCTAAGAAGATACTAGGTTAA
- the clpP gene encoding ATP-dependent Clp endopeptidase proteolytic subunit ClpP: MSVLVPMVIETTGRSERAYDIYSRLLKDRIIFIGTAIDDMVSNLIIAQLLFLQMEDPEKDIDVYVNTPGGSVTSGLAIYDTMQFVKPDVNTYCVGQAASMGAVLLAAGTPGKRFALPHARIMIHQPWGGVQGQATDISIQAQEILRLRARIEEILAKHTKQPIDKIKKDTDRDYFLSSDEAKTYGLVDEVIANISKKK, translated from the coding sequence ATGAGCGTATTGGTGCCGATGGTAATAGAGACGACCGGCAGGTCGGAGAGGGCATACGATATATATTCTAGGCTTCTCAAGGATAGGATAATATTTATCGGGACCGCTATAGATGACATGGTCTCCAATCTGATAATAGCGCAGCTTTTATTCCTGCAGATGGAAGACCCGGAGAAGGATATTGACGTTTACGTAAACACGCCCGGCGGTTCGGTGACGAGCGGCCTGGCGATATACGATACCATGCAGTTCGTTAAGCCTGACGTAAATACATATTGCGTAGGCCAGGCGGCGAGTATGGGAGCCGTGCTGCTTGCGGCCGGTACTCCCGGGAAGCGCTTTGCGCTCCCTCACGCCAGGATAATGATACACCAGCCATGGGGAGGAGTGCAGGGGCAGGCCACCGACATAAGCATACAGGCGCAGGAAATACTTAGGCTGCGCGCGCGGATCGAAGAGATACTGGCTAAACATACAAAGCAGCCGATAGATAAGATAAAGAAGGATACGGACAGGGATTACTTCCTGTCTTCGGACGAGGCAAAGACATACGGATTAGTCGACGAGGTAATTGCCAATATTTCTAAGAAGAAATAA
- the tig gene encoding trigger factor, whose amino-acid sequence MKSKVKSAGDCSTLIEIELKSETISKAFDEIYNEMTKVANIPGFRAGKAPIELVKKHYAKDAKEEALKRLVPDAYRNALKEHGIDPVGMPEISDVEFEEGKLLSFKARVDTRPKFKLKDYKGIKVEKKKVAVSDEDIRKTLDNLREMNAKYTVAEERPVRMGDYVVSDLDCMVEGKPIHKKRENLWLCMEKESMIPGLSEQMLGMKKGEEKDIEVTLPEKYPDKKAAGKKAIYHVEAKEIRQRQLPDLSDEFAKDLGKESLEELKKEIRKELESRAKMTAEVDMENQALNRLSDDNVFPVPAGYVERQLAFMVDNAKERLLEKGFKKEDLDKKDSEFRDKFKNDAVRQVRLLFILDDIANAEKIDVNEEDLKVAYASIAAQTGKVEDAVKEYYAKEGLVDNLIEKLREGKTIQFLVKNAQVTEK is encoded by the coding sequence GTGAAGTCAAAAGTAAAATCTGCGGGAGATTGCTCGACATTAATTGAGATAGAGCTGAAGAGCGAGACGATCTCCAAGGCGTTCGATGAGATCTATAATGAAATGACAAAAGTGGCGAACATACCCGGTTTCCGGGCGGGGAAGGCGCCGATTGAGCTGGTTAAGAAGCATTATGCCAAGGACGCTAAAGAGGAAGCCCTTAAGAGGCTCGTACCCGACGCTTACAGGAATGCCCTGAAAGAGCACGGCATCGACCCGGTCGGGATGCCCGAGATAAGCGATGTCGAATTTGAAGAAGGCAAGCTGCTCTCTTTTAAAGCCAGGGTTGATACCAGGCCGAAATTCAAGCTCAAAGATTATAAGGGCATTAAAGTCGAGAAGAAGAAAGTAGCGGTCAGCGATGAGGATATCCGGAAGACGCTGGACAATCTTCGGGAGATGAACGCTAAATACACGGTGGCGGAAGAGAGACCTGTGCGGATGGGCGATTACGTGGTGAGCGACCTCGATTGCATGGTAGAAGGCAAGCCGATACACAAGAAACGGGAGAACCTGTGGCTGTGCATGGAGAAGGAGTCGATGATACCCGGCCTTTCGGAACAGATGTTAGGTATGAAGAAAGGCGAGGAGAAAGATATAGAGGTTACCCTGCCGGAGAAGTACCCGGATAAGAAAGCGGCCGGTAAGAAGGCAATATACCATGTGGAGGCAAAAGAGATAAGACAGCGTCAATTGCCCGACTTAAGTGATGAGTTCGCAAAAGACCTCGGCAAAGAGAGCCTGGAGGAATTGAAGAAAGAGATCCGCAAAGAGTTAGAGTCGCGCGCGAAGATGACCGCTGAGGTCGACATGGAAAATCAGGCGCTGAACAGGCTTTCGGATGATAACGTCTTTCCGGTCCCTGCGGGTTATGTCGAGAGGCAGCTTGCTTTCATGGTGGATAACGCGAAAGAGAGACTGCTGGAAAAAGGCTTTAAGAAGGAAGACCTCGATAAGAAAGACTCCGAGTTCAGGGATAAGTTCAAAAATGACGCAGTACGCCAGGTGAGGCTTCTTTTCATACTGGACGATATAGCGAACGCGGAAAAGATAGATGTCAATGAAGAAGACCTGAAGGTAGCGTACGCATCTATAGCGGCCCAGACCGGGAAGGTCGAAGATGCGGTTAAGGAATATTATGCAAAAGAAGGGCTTGTTGACAACCTTATCGAGAAGCTGCGCGAAGGGAAGACCATCCAGTTCCTGGTGAAAAACGCGCAGGTGACAGAGAAGTAA
- the lptB gene encoding LPS export ABC transporter ATP-binding protein has product MHLLETIGLVKSYGGRRVVNSVDINVKRGEVVGLLGPNGAGKTTTFYIITGIIQPDEGKIIFDRQDITNMPLHMRARYGIGYLSQDPSIFRKLTVEENIMAVLETLGFCPRERRRRCDELLNELKITHLRKNKAYTLSGGEKRRVEITRALVTNPMFILLDEPFSGIDPIAVAECQEIIKELRDKGLGILLTDHNVRETLVITDRAYLMAEGKILISGTKEDLISDPKARELYLGEKFTM; this is encoded by the coding sequence ATGCATCTACTCGAGACGATAGGGCTGGTGAAATCTTACGGCGGAAGGCGCGTCGTGAATTCTGTCGACATCAATGTCAAGAGGGGCGAGGTCGTAGGTCTTCTCGGTCCGAACGGCGCCGGAAAGACCACGACATTTTATATAATAACCGGTATAATACAGCCCGACGAGGGAAAGATCATATTTGACAGGCAGGACATTACCAACATGCCGCTTCATATGCGCGCACGTTACGGCATAGGATACCTATCGCAGGATCCGTCCATATTCAGGAAACTGACCGTAGAAGAGAATATAATGGCCGTCCTGGAGACGCTGGGATTTTGCCCCAGGGAAAGGCGCCGCAGGTGCGACGAACTCTTAAACGAGTTGAAGATAACGCATTTAAGGAAGAACAAAGCCTACACCCTCTCCGGCGGGGAAAAGCGCCGCGTTGAGATAACGCGGGCGCTCGTTACGAATCCGATGTTCATATTGCTGGACGAACCGTTCAGCGGGATCGACCCTATAGCTGTGGCTGAATGTCAGGAGATAATCAAGGAACTCAGGGATAAGGGTTTAGGTATACTCCTGACCGACCATAATGTCAGGGAGACCCTTGTCATTACCGATCGCGCCTATCTCATGGCAGAGGGGAAGATATTGATATCGGGCACAAAAGAGGACCTGATATCGGACCCGAAGGCGAGGGAGTTATATTTAGGCGAAAAATTTACAATGTAA
- a CDS encoding LptA/OstA family protein, with translation MKIAVIILAVVMSFAITGASGAETAPKNTEASGIGGDSVKHKILSFNLEGVTEKGEKKWDVTGESAEAITSDKIKLDNIVARAYGDEASATITADKGVYNKALNNVQLEQNVKATIENKVDATGDISMFGASPPIDKAKAFGGEKAKKRKTVITCDGEVQFDYEKNQAYFSKNVKVVNDEGTIDADKITIYMDTSTKKLKEIVADGNVKITRGENTTYSEKATYIDAEKRILLTGRPRLVIYQEGGLEENIMRKK, from the coding sequence ATGAAGATTGCGGTGATAATCCTGGCGGTCGTTATGTCGTTCGCGATAACAGGCGCGAGCGGAGCGGAGACCGCTCCGAAAAATACGGAAGCGTCGGGCATCGGCGGTGATTCCGTGAAGCATAAGATACTGTCGTTCAATCTTGAAGGCGTTACGGAGAAGGGCGAAAAGAAATGGGATGTCACGGGTGAGTCGGCGGAAGCCATTACCAGCGATAAGATAAAGCTCGACAATATAGTCGCAAGGGCGTACGGGGATGAGGCTTCGGCAACCATTACGGCTGACAAAGGGGTGTATAATAAAGCGCTGAATAACGTGCAGCTTGAGCAGAACGTAAAGGCCACTATCGAAAATAAGGTCGACGCAACCGGGGATATATCAATGTTCGGCGCTTCGCCTCCCATTGATAAGGCCAAAGCGTTCGGCGGGGAGAAAGCAAAGAAGCGCAAGACGGTCATTACATGCGATGGCGAAGTGCAGTTCGATTACGAAAAGAACCAGGCATATTTCTCAAAGAACGTCAAGGTGGTCAATGATGAAGGCACCATCGACGCGGATAAGATAACGATATATATGGACACGTCCACTAAGAAATTGAAAGAGATAGTGGCAGACGGCAACGTGAAGATAACAAGAGGCGAAAACACGACCTACAGCGAAAAGGCGACTTATATAGACGCGGAGAAGAGGATATTATTGACAGGCAGGCCCAGGCTTGTGATATACCAGGAAGGCGGCCTGGAAGAGAATATTATGAGGAAGAAGTGA
- a CDS encoding lysophospholipid acyltransferase family protein: protein MKFKLRRYYLYYLGRTVAFLVFIIPLKAGRVLADILGSICFRILGKYRRVAVDNLTSVFGAEKSPTEIRKIAESVFRNVVRGGVELVNFPKINRSNIDRFVRIRGIEIVDGAFRKGKGAIILTAHFGNWELVGATFRVKGYPGVVIVKRIYFSKYDAFLNRLRKVHDVNVIYRDQSPKSMLRILRNNQILGILADQDVDSVGGVFVNFFGRNAYTPIGPAALAKASGADLIPVFMIRDGTRYTMQIEKPIELTDTGDKEKDMVTNTQKWTDVLETYIRKYPDQWVWMHRRWKTIKVKSEK, encoded by the coding sequence ATGAAGTTCAAATTGAGGAGGTATTATCTTTATTATTTAGGGAGGACGGTAGCCTTTCTGGTCTTTATCATCCCCCTGAAGGCCGGCCGCGTCCTGGCCGATATTTTAGGTTCTATATGCTTCAGGATACTCGGAAAATACAGGCGCGTTGCCGTCGATAATTTGACTTCCGTATTCGGCGCTGAAAAGAGCCCGACAGAGATAAGGAAGATAGCCGAATCGGTATTCAGGAATGTTGTCAGGGGCGGTGTTGAGCTTGTCAATTTCCCTAAAATAAACAGATCTAATATAGACAGATTTGTCAGGATCAGAGGAATAGAGATCGTTGACGGCGCTTTTCGAAAAGGTAAGGGCGCTATTATCCTGACGGCCCATTTCGGGAATTGGGAGCTCGTCGGGGCGACGTTCAGGGTCAAGGGATATCCGGGAGTCGTTATCGTAAAGCGCATATATTTCTCGAAATACGACGCTTTTCTGAACCGCCTTAGGAAGGTCCACGATGTCAATGTCATTTACAGGGACCAGTCGCCGAAGAGTATGTTAAGGATCCTCCGTAATAATCAGATACTCGGCATTCTGGCCGACCAGGACGTAGATTCCGTAGGAGGTGTATTCGTAAATTTTTTCGGAAGGAACGCCTATACTCCTATAGGTCCCGCGGCCCTGGCAAAGGCGAGCGGCGCCGACCTGATACCGGTGTTCATGATCAGGGACGGAACGCGCTATACCATGCAGATAGAAAAGCCGATAGAATTGACGGATACGGGCGACAAAGAAAAAGACATGGTCACGAATACGCAGAAATGGACGGATGTCCTGGAAACATATATACGTAAATACCCGGATCAGTGGGTGTGGATGCATCGGAGATGGAAGACGATAAAAGTAAAAAGCGAAAAGTAA
- the pilO gene encoding type 4a pilus biogenesis protein PilO, whose translation MINMITKRQQKIIIFTAVFLLALTVFLVFIYMPADARLKGLKQKYNAIQTEIDEFRRTIGADKPLEQSIIAFRSRIEALGKKFPGKEEIVFKELSSLAQGMDIEITSMNPSKKVVVKGAEGQDLLIKDCVVEEISISMALKTSYKKLGEFLRALKEEFPIFVTIENVNIAKAGDKDSPVLNVALSINTYLISPKPVS comes from the coding sequence ATGATAAATATGATAACAAAACGTCAACAGAAGATAATAATATTTACCGCGGTATTTTTGCTGGCGCTTACCGTATTTCTCGTATTCATATATATGCCGGCAGATGCGCGCCTGAAAGGCCTTAAGCAAAAATATAATGCCATACAGACCGAGATAGATGAATTCAGGAGGACGATAGGCGCCGATAAGCCGCTTGAGCAAAGCATAATAGCTTTCAGGAGCAGGATAGAGGCCTTAGGCAAAAAATTCCCCGGAAAAGAGGAAATAGTATTCAAGGAATTATCTTCGCTGGCGCAGGGTATGGATATAGAGATAACATCGATGAACCCGTCAAAGAAAGTAGTTGTCAAAGGGGCCGAGGGTCAGGATCTTCTTATCAAAGACTGTGTCGTGGAGGAGATATCCATATCCATGGCATTAAAGACTAGTTATAAGAAGCTCGGGGAGTTCTTGAGGGCCTTGAAAGAGGAGTTCCCAATATTTGTGACGATAGAAAACGTAAATATAGCTAAGGCGGGAGACAAGGACTCTCCCGTATTGAATGTCGCTCTTAGTATCAATACTTATCTCATATCGCCGAAACCGGTGTCATAA
- the pilM gene encoding pilus assembly protein PilM has protein sequence MTKFKMPQVKMPQIKLPANIARIFNFGKKAANVIGVDIGACTLKIVGVRLAQEVEIAFYSIIEIPTGSDNDYITDTIKKTVKANSFSSQSAVLTFSDEAIAIRRIEMPHMPYGEVIEALRWKAKDLVHFDISSAAIGFQVIGEVQKEDGSKAFDIMFVAVSSEVIEKKIKAVKDANLSVEAVSVEPFGLEAILKMGPKQEHPKTTLIVDAGNMKTEVSMFRNGTLEFVRPIPLGSGVISDALQSKFLSDKGEEIVLTKEQADDAKKRLGIAYDAVTLENGISSRQILSLMRPVLERISKEIKRSEEYYVHEFGVENISEAYLAGGGAGLKNLDRYLQEELNVPVAKIAMPPSINTSKVALNADDAMSIAALVGVAVSYRKCLNLLPHEYRTEKVEFIEKVSLRALASILVVALWVSFFFTKVRIDDYDRRIKTAPIQQEVVAQVKELRNRAVEREAFLSSLQAGELPVENIMKELSNIIPQNVVLQNLTMNKKAKTVNMSGFVYGPGSSAQTILAKFMEDMESSRYFKEAQLDSLQLGKAGSQDSSTFSMACSLE, from the coding sequence ATGACGAAATTCAAAATGCCTCAGGTCAAGATGCCGCAGATCAAATTGCCGGCGAATATCGCCAGGATATTCAACTTTGGGAAGAAAGCCGCCAATGTGATCGGTGTCGATATAGGCGCCTGTACCCTGAAGATAGTGGGCGTCCGGCTTGCGCAGGAAGTCGAGATCGCTTTCTATTCCATTATTGAGATACCTACGGGCAGCGACAATGATTATATTACGGATACGATCAAGAAGACGGTAAAGGCGAATAGCTTTTCATCCCAAAGCGCGGTGCTGACTTTCAGCGATGAAGCTATAGCCATTCGGCGGATAGAGATGCCTCATATGCCGTATGGAGAGGTTATCGAGGCATTAAGATGGAAGGCCAAGGACCTGGTTCATTTCGATATATCCAGCGCGGCTATAGGGTTCCAGGTGATAGGCGAGGTCCAGAAGGAAGACGGCTCAAAAGCGTTCGATATCATGTTCGTCGCCGTTTCAAGCGAGGTGATCGAAAAGAAGATCAAAGCTGTCAAGGATGCCAATCTCTCTGTCGAGGCGGTGAGCGTAGAGCCTTTCGGCCTGGAGGCGATACTGAAAATGGGGCCAAAGCAGGAGCATCCTAAGACGACGCTTATCGTCGACGCCGGTAATATGAAGACGGAGGTGTCTATGTTCAGGAACGGAACGCTTGAATTCGTGCGTCCCATTCCTCTGGGATCCGGTGTTATCTCGGATGCCCTGCAATCAAAATTCCTGTCCGACAAAGGCGAGGAGATTGTTCTAACTAAAGAACAGGCTGATGACGCTAAAAAGCGTCTTGGCATAGCGTATGATGCGGTCACATTAGAGAATGGGATAAGTTCCCGGCAGATCCTTTCCCTGATGAGGCCGGTGCTGGAGAGGATATCCAAGGAGATAAAGCGTTCCGAAGAATATTATGTCCATGAATTCGGCGTGGAAAACATCTCCGAGGCCTATCTTGCGGGCGGGGGAGCCGGGCTTAAAAATCTAGACCGGTACCTGCAGGAAGAGTTGAATGTCCCGGTCGCGAAGATCGCCATGCCGCCTTCGATAAATACTTCAAAGGTTGCCCTGAACGCCGATGACGCCATGTCCATAGCGGCGCTTGTAGGCGTTGCTGTGTCATATCGCAAATGCCTGAACCTGCTGCCTCATGAATACAGGACCGAAAAGGTTGAATTTATAGAGAAGGTTTCGCTTAGGGCGCTGGCGTCCATATTGGTCGTCGCGCTGTGGGTCTCGTTCTTTTTTACCAAGGTCAGGATAGACGATTACGATCGTAGGATAAAGACCGCCCCGATCCAGCAGGAAGTGGTTGCGCAGGTCAAGGAATTGAGAAACAGGGCTGTGGAAAGGGAGGCGTTCCTGTCGAGCCTGCAGGCAGGCGAGCTTCCGGTCGAGAACATAATGAAGGAGTTGAGCAATATAATACCGCAGAATGTAGTGTTGCAAAATCTGACTATGAACAAAAAGGCGAAGACCGTTAATATGAGCGGTTTTGTTTACGGCCCCGGCAGTTCGGCTCAAACTATCCTGGCAAAGTTCATGGAGGATATGGAAAGCTCGAGATATTTCAAGGAGGCCCAGCTCGACTCGTTGCAGCTTGGCAAGGCCGGAAGCCAGGATTCCTCAACTTTCAGCATGGCGTGCTCACTGGAGTGA
- a CDS encoding prepilin-type N-terminal cleavage/methylation domain-containing protein, with product MSAIMHGNRRAKGFTLVELIVTVTILAVMAGTTAGIVLSLLQMVVYLPKETRARLVAQEALYSFIEGDRGVMGLRYANMILAANSTSVSYRVGYPYSGDMRDVELALNGAKPQRRYTDLGSAGSGSYGSWETVPYYITPDINITGLSSGAIFSYFKSDGTAWTASGTPPTNLHEIRRVDIGITVTTGAGLFKDWEASFRALSGVDIKQYR from the coding sequence ATGAGCGCTATCATGCATGGTAATAGAAGAGCGAAAGGTTTCACGCTTGTTGAGTTAATCGTGACCGTTACCATACTGGCTGTCATGGCAGGGACGACGGCAGGGATTGTGCTGTCGCTTTTGCAGATGGTAGTATACCTGCCGAAGGAAACGAGGGCAAGGTTAGTGGCGCAGGAGGCGCTCTATTCTTTCATCGAAGGCGACAGGGGTGTAATGGGATTAAGATACGCAAATATGATACTGGCCGCGAACTCCACGAGCGTCTCATATCGGGTCGGTTATCCTTATTCCGGGGACATGAGAGACGTCGAGCTGGCGTTGAACGGCGCGAAGCCGCAGCGCAGATACACGGATCTCGGTTCAGCCGGGTCCGGAAGTTACGGCTCGTGGGAGACGGTGCCTTACTATATCACCCCTGATATAAACATTACCGGACTATCTTCCGGAGCCATTTTCAGTTATTTCAAATCTGACGGGACGGCCTGGACAGCGTCAGGAACCCCCCCGACAAATTTACATGAAATACGCCGTGTTGACATCGGCATAACAGTGACTACCGGAGCGGGGCTTTTTAAGGATTGGGAGGCCTCTTTCCGCGCCCTTTCAGGGGTGGATATTAAACAGTACCGATAA
- a CDS encoding prepilin-type N-terminal cleavage/methylation domain-containing protein, producing the protein MTAAGRRGFSLSELIIAIALMSIVMIPIALMLLEYSRVVVEGDSITRVISLVNRRMAEVRCMQNDGSLSPGITRSSDYGGFGYDLETRVDSLYKSYIYPVELSVCPGEGSFSTGAVYRVLTYGTNQAHLYGAGSSGEGAGGLQSDYLNVSGGIKGSVGIYYVILKNTRKPNLVIKGVKIYCPAPPYQSLNYISVNLIDRTARNMNLELTGSPQYVEFKPYFYVQSDPIYPYQDGRGAIFSFGRTMYRYTVAISYVFVDGSESPYTIYDFSYP; encoded by the coding sequence ATGACAGCGGCCGGGCGCAGGGGTTTCAGCCTCTCGGAGTTGATCATAGCCATTGCCCTGATGAGCATAGTGATGATACCGATAGCGCTGATGCTTCTGGAGTATTCTCGTGTGGTCGTCGAAGGAGACTCGATCACCAGAGTGATCAGCCTGGTCAACAGGCGTATGGCGGAAGTCAGGTGTATGCAGAACGATGGGTCGCTCAGCCCGGGCATAACGCGCAGCAGCGACTACGGCGGGTTTGGCTATGATTTGGAGACCCGCGTGGACAGCCTGTATAAGTCGTATATATACCCTGTGGAGTTGAGCGTCTGCCCCGGCGAAGGCTCGTTCTCGACGGGCGCCGTATACAGGGTTCTTACATATGGCACAAACCAGGCCCATCTTTACGGAGCAGGCAGTTCCGGTGAAGGCGCGGGCGGCCTGCAAAGTGATTACTTGAACGTATCGGGCGGCATTAAGGGAAGTGTCGGGATTTATTACGTTATTTTGAAGAACACCAGGAAGCCTAATCTTGTCATTAAGGGTGTTAAGATATATTGCCCGGCTCCGCCGTATCAATCGTTGAATTATATATCTGTCAATCTTATCGATAGGACGGCTCGTAATATGAATCTCGAGCTGACGGGTTCGCCGCAATACGTGGAATTCAAGCCGTATTTCTACGTCCAGTCGGATCCCATATATCCGTATCAGGACGGCCGAGGCGCTATTTTTTCTTTCGGAAGGACGATGTACCGGTATACGGTAGCTATCTCCTATGTGTTTGTGGACGGCTCGGAATCGCCTTATACCATATATGACTTCAGTTATCCATGA